Proteins encoded in a region of the Catenulispora sp. MAP5-51 genome:
- a CDS encoding ATP-binding protein, which produces MNNVRRLNEVARTGRITVPEAASVQLAVPADRHYIVLVRSAVAQLGACFGFTMGAIGDLRLAVDEACNLLVAGGPDPAVSGLECRAEVRGDLLRVTVSASAVAVAPPDPEGLGWNILAALVDTLAWEEDGDVVRVEIEKRRGTRGR; this is translated from the coding sequence ATGAACAATGTCCGCCGATTGAACGAGGTGGCCCGGACCGGCCGGATCACGGTGCCCGAGGCCGCGTCCGTGCAGCTCGCCGTGCCGGCGGACAGGCACTACATTGTGCTCGTCCGGTCCGCGGTGGCCCAGCTCGGCGCCTGTTTCGGCTTCACCATGGGGGCGATCGGGGATCTGCGCCTGGCCGTGGACGAGGCGTGCAACCTGCTCGTCGCCGGCGGCCCCGACCCCGCCGTCAGCGGCCTGGAGTGCCGGGCCGAGGTGCGCGGGGACCTGCTGCGGGTGACGGTGTCCGCCTCGGCGGTGGCCGTGGCGCCGCCGGACCCCGAGGGGCTGGGCTGGAACATCCTGGCCGCGCTGGTGGACACGCTGGCGTGGGAAGAGGACGGCGACGTGGTGCGCGTCGAGATCGAGAAGCGGCGCGGCACCCGCGGCAGATGA
- a CDS encoding WhiB family transcriptional regulator, producing MQQSPVASAPAPTPAPPSPKSDRERSWFARAACRQAAWRLFFEAEGEGAAPRARRIRAAKAVCAECPVRRECLLFALAKQERYGIWGGFTARERATIKRRRLARTSRRADRRGP from the coding sequence ATGCAGCAGAGCCCTGTCGCGTCGGCGCCGGCGCCGACGCCCGCGCCCCCGAGCCCGAAGTCCGACCGGGAGCGGAGCTGGTTCGCCCGCGCGGCCTGCCGCCAGGCCGCGTGGCGGCTCTTCTTCGAGGCCGAGGGCGAGGGCGCCGCGCCGCGCGCCCGGCGGATCCGGGCCGCCAAGGCAGTGTGTGCGGAGTGCCCGGTGCGCCGCGAATGCCTGCTGTTCGCCTTGGCCAAGCAGGAGCGCTACGGGATCTGGGGCGGGTTCACCGCGCGCGAACGGGCCACCATCAAGCGACGGCGGCTCGCTCGGACGTCGCGGCGTGCCGATCGGCGGGGCCCTTAG
- a CDS encoding aconitate hydratase encodes MAGMNLARKLIEAHLVDADADADGAMTPGSEIALRVDQTLTQDATGTLVMLELEALGLNRVRTEVSVQYVDHNLLQTDERNMADHLFLRSAAQRFGLWFSPPGGGVSHPVHMQRFGIPGKSLIGSDSHTCAAGSLGMLAIGVGGLEVALAMAGEPLYLTMPRIWGVRLTGELPDWVSAKDVVLEMLRRHGVKGGVHRIIEYHGPGVATLSAMDRHVIANMGAELGATGTVFPSDDRVLEFLRAEGREADYVELAADPDAQYDLTDEIDLSTVEPLIAKPSSPGSVVAVREVAGTEVHQVVVGSSANPGLRDFAMVAAILRDRRADRQVSLDVNPTSREILADLTKSGAILDLIHSGARLHQTGCLGCIGMGQAPAKGRNSLRTFPRNFPGRSGTDDDQVWLCSPETAAAAALTGRITDPRELGFAYPDVQLPESSSVDVVVLAHPLPPGLAAEVELVKAESIGRLPELDPLPDRLDVPVVLKAGDNVSTDEILQAGAAALPFRSDIERLAEFSFTRLDPTYPQRARETGDHAVIGGENYGQGSSREHAALAPRSLGLRVVIAKSFARIHASNLVNFGVLPLEFTDPADYDGIQPGDELQLDGLSRHLADGEFTVSNLSRNTTFGVRHRLSPRQIATILAGGRIAEHLGGRSKS; translated from the coding sequence ATGGCCGGAATGAACTTGGCGCGCAAGCTGATCGAGGCACATCTGGTGGACGCCGACGCCGACGCCGACGGCGCCATGACGCCGGGTTCCGAGATCGCGTTGCGCGTGGACCAGACGTTGACCCAGGACGCCACCGGGACCCTGGTGATGCTGGAGCTGGAAGCCCTCGGGCTGAACCGGGTCCGCACCGAGGTCTCGGTGCAGTACGTCGACCACAACCTGTTGCAGACCGACGAGCGGAACATGGCCGACCACCTGTTCCTGCGCTCGGCGGCGCAACGCTTCGGCCTGTGGTTCTCCCCGCCGGGCGGCGGCGTGTCGCACCCGGTGCACATGCAGCGCTTCGGGATCCCCGGCAAATCGCTGATCGGCTCGGACTCCCACACCTGCGCCGCCGGCTCGCTGGGCATGCTGGCCATCGGCGTCGGCGGCCTGGAGGTCGCGCTGGCCATGGCCGGGGAGCCGCTGTACCTGACCATGCCCCGGATCTGGGGCGTGCGGCTCACCGGCGAGCTGCCGGACTGGGTCAGCGCCAAGGACGTGGTGCTGGAGATGCTGCGCCGCCACGGCGTGAAGGGCGGGGTGCACCGGATCATCGAGTACCACGGGCCCGGGGTGGCGACGCTGTCGGCGATGGACCGGCACGTCATCGCCAACATGGGCGCCGAACTCGGGGCGACCGGGACGGTCTTCCCCTCCGACGACCGGGTCCTGGAGTTCCTGCGCGCCGAGGGCCGCGAGGCGGACTACGTCGAACTCGCCGCCGACCCCGACGCCCAGTACGACCTCACCGACGAGATCGACCTGTCCACCGTCGAACCGCTGATCGCCAAGCCCAGCTCGCCCGGCTCGGTGGTAGCGGTGCGCGAGGTCGCCGGCACCGAGGTGCACCAGGTGGTGGTGGGCTCCTCGGCCAACCCGGGCCTGCGGGACTTCGCCATGGTCGCCGCGATCCTGCGCGACCGCCGCGCCGACCGCCAGGTCTCGCTCGACGTCAACCCGACCTCGCGGGAGATCCTCGCCGACCTGACGAAGTCCGGCGCCATCCTGGACCTGATCCACTCCGGCGCGCGCCTGCACCAGACCGGGTGCCTGGGCTGCATCGGCATGGGTCAGGCCCCTGCGAAGGGCCGCAACAGTCTGCGAACCTTTCCGCGCAACTTCCCGGGCCGCTCCGGGACCGACGACGACCAGGTGTGGCTGTGCTCCCCGGAGACAGCCGCCGCGGCCGCTCTGACCGGACGCATCACCGACCCGCGCGAGTTGGGGTTCGCCTACCCTGACGTGCAGCTGCCGGAGTCCTCCTCGGTGGACGTCGTGGTGCTGGCACACCCGCTGCCGCCGGGCCTGGCCGCGGAGGTCGAGCTGGTCAAGGCCGAGAGCATCGGCAGGCTGCCGGAGCTGGACCCGCTGCCGGACCGCCTGGACGTCCCGGTGGTCCTCAAGGCCGGCGACAACGTGTCGACCGACGAGATCCTGCAGGCCGGCGCCGCGGCGCTGCCGTTCCGCAGCGACATCGAAAGGCTCGCCGAATTCTCCTTCACCCGCCTGGACCCGACGTACCCGCAGCGGGCCCGCGAGACCGGCGACCACGCCGTGATCGGCGGCGAGAACTACGGCCAGGGCTCCTCGCGCGAGCACGCGGCACTGGCGCCCCGCTCCCTGGGGCTGCGCGTCGTGATCGCCAAGTCGTTCGCACGGATCCACGCCTCGAACCTGGTGAACTTCGGCGTGCTGCCCCTGGAGTTCACCGACCCGGCCGACTACGACGGCATCCAGCCCGGCGACGAGCTTCAGCTCGACGGACTGAGCCGGCACCTGGCCGACGGCGAGTTCACGGTCAGCAACCTCTCGCGGAACACGACCTTCGGCGTCCGGCACCGGCTCTCGCCACGGCAGATCGCGACGATCCTGGCCGGCGGCCGGATCGCCGAGCACCTGGGCGGTCGGAGCAAGAGCTGA
- a CDS encoding ferredoxin, which yields MTEAPRPPRAAVDWTTCRGYGGCADLLPEVITLDEWGYPIIGDRPIPPEAQRRARRAVNECPALALLLRN from the coding sequence ATGACCGAAGCACCCCGGCCGCCGCGCGCGGCCGTCGACTGGACCACCTGCCGGGGTTACGGCGGTTGCGCCGACCTCCTCCCGGAAGTCATCACCCTCGACGAGTGGGGCTACCCGATCATCGGCGACCGGCCGATCCCGCCCGAAGCCCAGCGTCGGGCCCGCAGAGCCGTCAACGAATGCCCCGCGCTCGCTCTTCTGCTTCGAAACTGA
- a CDS encoding amino acid permease produces the protein MDTQNATKGLFRTKSIEETLKDTDDSERSLKRALSAFDLTVYGIGVIIGTGIFVLTGTAAKDYAGPSVALSFAAAGLVCALAALCYAEFASTVPVAGSAYTFSYSSLGEFPAWLIGWDLILELALGAAVVAVGWSGYIQTLLGDIGIHIPSAIGGGTDQHWGLNIPAAVLVLAVTALLVAGVKESARVTAVIVTIKVAVVLMVIIAGLFFIKSSNYHPFIPPTSKTGGTASGGSAPLIQHLGFAPGSFGVMGIFSAAAVVFFAFIGFDVVATAAEEVKKPQRDLPRGILASLAVCTVLYVAVTLVVTGMQKYTMLSEKAPLADAFNATGAHWLSGFISAGAVLGLTSVTLLLLMGQSRVFFAMSRDGLLPQTFSKVHPRFKTPYRSTILLGGVVACFAAVIPLKALAELVNIGTLAAFILVSLGVIILRRTRPDLPRAFRTPAVPYVPIAAILACLWLMLNLPVDTWIRFGVWMVVGLFVYFGYSRRHAVRAVEVRETEAVK, from the coding sequence ATGGACACTCAGAACGCGACGAAGGGCCTATTCCGCACCAAAAGTATTGAAGAGACCCTCAAGGACACGGACGACTCCGAGCGCAGCCTCAAACGCGCGCTGTCGGCGTTCGACCTGACCGTCTACGGCATCGGTGTGATCATCGGTACCGGGATCTTCGTACTGACCGGAACAGCCGCCAAGGACTACGCCGGACCCTCCGTCGCGCTGTCCTTCGCCGCCGCGGGGCTCGTATGCGCCCTGGCGGCCCTGTGTTATGCCGAGTTCGCCTCGACGGTCCCGGTCGCGGGATCGGCGTACACCTTCTCCTACTCCTCGCTCGGGGAGTTCCCGGCCTGGCTGATCGGCTGGGACCTGATCCTGGAACTCGCGCTCGGCGCGGCGGTGGTCGCGGTCGGCTGGTCCGGCTACATCCAGACGCTGCTGGGCGACATCGGCATCCACATCCCGAGCGCCATCGGCGGCGGCACCGACCAGCACTGGGGGCTGAACATCCCGGCCGCGGTGCTGGTGCTGGCCGTGACCGCGCTGCTGGTCGCCGGGGTCAAGGAGTCGGCCCGGGTCACCGCCGTGATCGTCACGATCAAGGTGGCGGTGGTGCTGATGGTGATCATCGCCGGCCTGTTCTTCATCAAGAGCTCGAACTACCACCCCTTCATCCCGCCGACCTCCAAGACGGGCGGCACCGCGAGCGGCGGCTCGGCGCCGCTGATCCAGCATCTGGGCTTCGCGCCGGGTTCCTTCGGCGTGATGGGCATCTTCAGCGCCGCGGCCGTCGTGTTCTTCGCCTTCATCGGGTTCGACGTCGTGGCCACCGCCGCCGAGGAAGTGAAGAAGCCGCAGCGCGACCTGCCGCGCGGCATCCTGGCCTCGCTGGCGGTGTGCACGGTGCTTTACGTGGCAGTGACGCTGGTCGTGACCGGCATGCAGAAGTACACGATGCTCTCGGAGAAGGCCCCGCTGGCCGACGCCTTCAACGCCACCGGCGCGCACTGGCTCAGCGGCTTCATCAGCGCCGGCGCGGTCCTGGGTCTGACCTCGGTCACCTTGCTGCTGCTCATGGGCCAGTCCCGGGTGTTCTTCGCCATGAGCCGCGACGGCCTGCTGCCCCAGACCTTCTCCAAGGTCCACCCCCGGTTCAAGACGCCGTACCGCTCGACCATCCTGCTGGGCGGGGTCGTCGCCTGCTTCGCCGCCGTCATCCCGCTCAAGGCGCTGGCCGAGCTGGTGAACATCGGCACCCTGGCGGCCTTCATCCTGGTCTCGCTGGGTGTCATCATCCTGCGACGCACGCGCCCGGACCTGCCGCGCGCCTTCCGCACCCCGGCGGTGCCCTACGTCCCGATCGCGGCGATCCTGGCCTGCCTGTGGCTGATGCTCAACCTGCCGGTGGACACCTGGATCCGGTTCGGCGTGTGGATGGTGGTCGGACTGTTCGTGTACTTCGGCTACAGTCGCCGGCACGCCGTCCGGGCCGTCGAGGTACGGGAGACGGAGGCGGTGAAGTAG
- a CDS encoding CBS domain-containing protein, producing the protein MATTISEIMTTPVQCVDGDQPLEEVARLMRDKGVGAVPVRGADGELTGMLTDRDIAVRGVAEGMDLSRVAASTLASKPPVCVRASDPVLAAQRAMADHRIRRVPVVDGPHLVGIVSQSDLARVLPPGISGLVEHAIVQDI; encoded by the coding sequence ATGGCCACGACGATCTCCGAGATCATGACCACCCCGGTCCAGTGCGTCGACGGCGACCAGCCGCTGGAGGAGGTCGCCCGGCTGATGCGCGACAAGGGCGTCGGCGCCGTCCCGGTCCGGGGCGCCGACGGCGAGTTGACCGGGATGCTGACCGACCGGGACATCGCCGTGCGCGGCGTGGCAGAGGGTATGGACCTGAGCCGGGTGGCGGCGTCCACGCTGGCGTCCAAGCCGCCGGTGTGCGTGCGCGCGTCCGATCCGGTCCTGGCGGCCCAGCGTGCCATGGCCGACCACCGGATCCGCCGGGTGCCGGTGGTCGACGGACCGCACCTGGTCGGCATCGTCAGCCAGTCCGACCTGGCCCGGGTGTTGCCGCCGGGGATCAGCGGCCTGGTCGAGCACGCGATCGTCCAGGACATCTGA
- a CDS encoding CBS domain-containing protein — MSTERIVDVMSLAPVTVKPTDSVAEVAAVMRERDIGAVLVDGGGDMTGVVTDRDLVVRVLADGGSPATMVSAVCTMHPLCLHPEDDVDAALETMREHAVLRVPVVDHGVAVGVISLGDLARLRDPESVLGRISTAAPNH; from the coding sequence ATGAGCACCGAGCGCATCGTCGACGTCATGAGCCTGGCGCCGGTGACAGTGAAACCGACCGACAGCGTGGCCGAGGTGGCCGCGGTCATGCGGGAGCGGGACATCGGCGCGGTGCTGGTCGACGGCGGCGGGGACATGACCGGGGTGGTGACCGACCGCGACCTGGTGGTCCGGGTGCTGGCCGACGGCGGCAGCCCGGCCACCATGGTCAGCGCGGTCTGCACGATGCATCCGCTGTGCCTGCACCCGGAGGACGACGTCGACGCCGCGCTGGAGACCATGCGGGAGCACGCCGTGCTGCGCGTCCCGGTGGTCGACCACGGGGTGGCCGTCGGGGTGATCTCGCTGGGCGATCTGGCGCGGCTGCGGGATCCGGAGTCGGTGCTGGGCCGGATCAGTACCGCCGCGCCGAACCACTGA
- a CDS encoding SigB/SigF/SigG family RNA polymerase sigma factor: MRAMVKDGVHDGRPDRLGAYAAALAALRRLGTLAHSDPQRPALREFVIGEYMSYARYVAGRFRRRGEASEDLEQVAYVGLVKAVDGYDVEYHTTFLTYATPVIAGEIKRHFRDTTWDVHVPRRMQELSAALRQAREHLAQTLGRDPTAAELAEHLDATTEEIVDAMEASAVYNTGSLDIPVGLSDGDGATLGELIGGDDPAYGMIVDRESLKPLLAELDERDKRILLLRYFRTMSQTEIGDEIGVSQMQVSRLLARILGQLREGLGLQTAAGAADSKRSAG; the protein is encoded by the coding sequence ATGAGAGCCATGGTCAAGGACGGCGTCCACGACGGACGGCCCGATCGGCTCGGCGCGTACGCCGCGGCCCTGGCCGCGCTGCGCCGGCTGGGTACCCTCGCGCACTCCGATCCTCAGCGGCCGGCGCTGCGGGAGTTCGTGATCGGCGAGTACATGTCCTACGCGCGCTACGTCGCCGGGCGTTTCCGCCGCCGCGGCGAGGCCTCGGAGGACCTGGAGCAGGTGGCGTACGTCGGCCTGGTGAAGGCGGTCGACGGTTACGACGTGGAATACCACACCACCTTCCTGACCTACGCGACGCCGGTGATAGCCGGCGAGATCAAGCGCCACTTCCGCGACACGACCTGGGACGTCCACGTCCCGCGCCGGATGCAGGAGCTGTCCGCGGCCCTGCGCCAGGCGCGCGAACACCTGGCGCAGACGCTGGGACGCGACCCGACCGCGGCCGAGCTGGCCGAGCACCTGGACGCCACCACCGAGGAGATCGTCGACGCGATGGAGGCCTCGGCGGTCTACAACACCGGCTCCCTGGACATCCCGGTCGGCCTGTCCGACGGCGACGGCGCCACCCTCGGCGAGCTGATCGGCGGCGACGACCCCGCCTACGGCATGATCGTCGACCGCGAATCGCTCAAGCCGCTGCTGGCCGAGCTCGACGAGCGGGACAAGCGGATCCTGCTGCTGCGCTACTTCCGCACCATGTCGCAGACCGAGATCGGCGACGAGATCGGGGTCTCGCAGATGCAGGTGTCGCGGCTGCTGGCCAGGATCCTCGGGCAGCTGCGGGAGGGACTGGGCCTGCAGACGGCCGCCGGGGCGGCGGACTCCAAGCGATCAGCAGGCTAA
- a CDS encoding cupin domain-containing protein — protein MQKLSLEALSRQHLERAASSSTGRSSQSVYGGHERVLRQTLIALRSGSTLSEHENPGEATVLVLRGRVRLVSEDASWEGMAGDLLIVPEARHSVEAVEDAAFVLTVAKTL, from the coding sequence ATGCAGAAGCTTTCGCTCGAAGCGCTCTCCCGGCAGCACCTGGAGCGCGCCGCGTCCTCCTCGACCGGCCGCAGCTCGCAGAGCGTCTACGGCGGCCACGAGCGCGTCCTGCGCCAGACGCTGATCGCTTTGCGCTCCGGCAGCACGCTGTCCGAGCACGAGAACCCCGGCGAGGCCACGGTGCTGGTGCTGCGCGGCCGGGTCCGGCTGGTCTCCGAGGACGCGTCGTGGGAGGGCATGGCCGGCGACCTGCTGATCGTGCCGGAGGCCCGGCACAGCGTGGAGGCGGTGGAGGACGCCGCGTTCGTGCTGACCGTGGCCAAGACTTTGTGA